In Setaria italica strain Yugu1 chromosome IX, Setaria_italica_v2.0, whole genome shotgun sequence, the genomic stretch GACGTCGGTGTCGAGCCCGAGCGCCGCCCACACGGCCTTGGACGTGTCGACGATGTTGTTCCGGCAGCCGCGAGTGGAGTCGCACTCGTCCACGACCTGGGCGAGCGCGGTGCGCCCGGTCTGCGTGCTCCTGATGCGGATCGTCCTGAAGCAACGAATGCCCCCCTCGTACCACCCCGTGGACAGCGCCGCCAGCATCAGGTTGTCGTCGTGGTACTTGCCGTCGCACTCCGACGGCCCGCCGCCGGACTCGCCGCGCTGGAACCCGTTCACCGTCATCACCGCGGGGATTTGTTCATAGCTTCGGGCGgacaccagcagcagcaggacgagCACCGCCATGACCGCAAGCTTGCTGCTCGCCATTGCTCGGCCTACTGCTCTGTAGCCTTTTGCACTTGCCTTGCCGCGGTGGCCCGTTGGTACATCTGGTGTGTGCCTCGAGGGCTTTAAATATGCAACCACGTACATGTGGCTTTTCCATAAGGACTGCGATACTGATCTTTTTTTTAAGATGAGTACCATACTATTTCGATGCCCTCGATACGCAGTAACGCAGGCAATTGCGTTGTAAAAACGATGCTTTTGGATTTGATGCTGTCGCTAAATGTAAGAGCGGTAATATCCGAGCGGAATAGCAACTATGGAGGGCGACCATCGACCGTGACTAGTTCATGTTTGCTTATTATTAGTTACTAGCAGACGTTGCTAAGGGTGTTGGTGAAAAAAAGCTCCCTGTTGCACGCTAGTAAAATAATCCAACTTAAATGTCGTCCGCCCACGCGGCTTTTATCGGGCACCGCGGCTCGTCTTATCCTCGACGTCACATTGCCTCGTCTTAATTTCACCGCTCTCGCGAGACCTTAAAAAACTGTGTTGCTTGCTACATACCACTTCCAGCATCAACCAAATCAACACTGTCAGGGGCGAACCTACGTTGAGCTACTATACCATGGTGCACATGCACCAAGGTGAAGTAAAAATTTTAGTTTACAATTGCACTAGATTCCTTCTGCGCAAACAAGGGTGCACCAGGCAAAcctagggtgcgtttggttgcgaggatgaagtgggacgggacgggacgatcccacttcgtcccgcgtttggttggaggacaggtgggacggggacatccctacgagggaatataccctccagatgcgggatgcccccatcccaccaaaacgagcggacgggggcatcccacttcgcccccgtcacgcgccgtccgTCCGCACCGGTGGAGGGGGCGAGTTTGGGCAGCAGGAGCCGCCgacggaggggccggcgcgggcgagctccgccgcggccggcgggcgcgagctccaccgcggccggccggtggaggaagaagatacctgctagtatgacaggtgggccccacgaacggtgttaacagaagaagaaaacggtgctcgtcccgtctatagcgatctctccaaccaaacgaAAAATTAGGACggacccatcccattcaaccaaacaagaaatgtgATCAttccatcccgaaaaactggaacgggaccgtcccgttctacattgtctcccaaccaaacgcacccctAGCTTCGTCCCTGAACGCTGCCACGCGCGCTGTACTCCCGGCCGCCTCGCTTCCCCGCTCGCACGCCAAGCCGTTGGCTTGACCTTCGCCGCCCACCTCCCCAACGGCGCgtccagaaaaaagaaaagctaGGCAAACGGATCCAAATCAGTGGAAACTCTTGCCAGGAAACTCACTTCGGCTAACAGTGGAGCTGTGGAGGCTCAAATCCTTCATTAGATCATAGGGCCAAAAGCAACCCGGTTATAGCTTACTTCCAAGGCGCCTAGGGTCAACTTTCGCCTCCACACTTACCCTCCTGGGCGACGTGTGTGACAACACTTGAAAAGTGAGCAACGTGCGCTGATGCTGTCGTAATTGGGCCACAATGGACCGCTATTGTGTTACAGGCCGAAAAAGGAAGAAAGCGGACCTTGCACACGCCAACAAAAAACAGGAGGCCACGTGCCCATGTCCGCAGCAACATTAATACGCATgacccatgttttttttttgtattttatcAAAAGTGTCTAAAGAGCTATAAGAGTgatttttatgttttacttttcaCTCTGTTCATTTTAATCAACAATAAAACCACCACTTAGCAGGAACTCGGGGAGAAAAATAATCGGTTGAAAACAGAACTAAATGCAATAAATTATGAGCACAACCGTCGACACAAAAAATTGATGCAACAAAAGAACTGAAACAACTAGCTAAAAAAACAATGGGTGACACTGAAAAAATAGAGTACTTGTAAGAGAGAGTGTCACTTAGAACTTAGATCCACGAACTCTGAAAGTGCATTTTTAAGTTTATAAATTTTGTAAGGTGTGTCATCTAGATTCATACCTTTCCTATGAGCTCTAGCTGCTGACATGGCACGCTGATTGTGTATCACCTCTCGCTTCCCCTGtatcttcctctctcttcgCATGGTCTTAGACTGGGGCAATTCATCAAACAGGCTATGGGCGAGATGAGCTAGCTCGGCGGCCTCCACCAGGCCGTCGCGTCAGTGCTGCGTGTGGGCCCTGTGTGTCCCGCGGCAGGAATCAGGACCGCAGCCAGCAATGGCAGCATTGGCGCGACGACCAGAAACTCACGGAGAGCAACAGCAATAGCGGCGAGGCCACAACGGACGACAGCTCGGCGAGGGTGCAGTGAGCGCGCGGGAAGCCTGGGGAAGAACGGATGCACGTAATCCACCGCCGTGTGCCGCTATCTCAACAGCGTGCTCACGGAGGAGGTTGACTCTAACGATTTGCCGGACGAGCAGACGCCACTGCAGTACAACGGCCGCTGAGCAGCGCGGAAGCACGAGCAGAAGGTGCTCGACGTACTGGCCCGTGCCTTGAAAGCCACGAAGGCGCCGTTCTTGGCGGAGGCAGAGGCACGAGCGACGGAGTGCTCGGAGCTCGTGATGATGGATCGTGCGTGCTGGTGGTGCTGAATCTGCTGATGAAGGGCACCAAGCCGCCGACGTGTACCTAATGAGCGTCGGTGACAGCCGCGGCGTGCTGGCGCAGCGTGCCGAGCCCGACCTGTCGCAGGTCCTCCTGCCGCGGCAGGAGCATAGCACCAGCGTCTACATGGTGATCGACGTTGATCATTGACTACTCCATTGCTTGCTCGCTGACTCGATTCTTAGCTCTAGCTAGCTAGATGTTGCATTGGGACATCGCCGTGCGTCACCTGCCAGCCCTACCTCCGGCTCCGGCACCACCGACTGGACTCTCCACGAGGCTCCTGATCGTCGTGCCAATGCTGCCACCgttgccggccggccgccacgACGTTCTCTCGTCGTGCTCCTCCGACACGATGACAAGCACCCTGCGTGCTCTCCCCAGCCTAGCTTCCTTGCGCGACCACTACAACCTCGCCGCGCTGTCGTCCATCGCGGCCTCGTCGCTGTTGCTGCAGCTCTCCGTGTGGCTGTTGCCGGTCGCCACGACGTGCTCGCCGCGTTCCTGGTTCCTACCGGGGGACACGCAGGGCCGCAGGGGCCCGCACGCAGCACTGACGCGACGGCCGTGCGGAGGCCGCTTAGCAGTGGACTCGTCTTGGACGGTGAGAGGCGGCGCGAATTGAGGCAGCCCAAGCTAGCTTTCCTCGCCCACAAGCTGCTCAATGAAACGCCCCAGCCAAAAACCAtggaaagagagaggaggatggAGAGAGATGAGATAGGAGATGCAGAGTCAGCATGGCATGTCAGTGCTTGGAGCCCGCGTGGAGAATGACACAACCTAAAGAGTTTATAGATCTAAAAATACACTTTCAGAGTTCGTGGGTCTAAGTGACACCCTTCACGAGTTGATGGACCTATCGCGTGCATTTtactaaaaataataataatcgGGTAATGGTTAGAAACTTTGTGTTATATATttgtctccttttttttctttttctgtggcTATAAAATATGTTAACAGACTTTTCTACCCTTTTTCTCGTTTGAGCAATCATGCCCTCCAGTGCAAAAGAAATGTGTTTGTACGGAGTAGGGACGGTTTTGGCAGGAGTTGGTACAGAAATATTTTAGGAGGATCGAAGAAATTTTATCCTTCGAATAAGCTTTTATCACAAAGAAATCTAAAAGAGGCCAGCCAGCAAAGGAACTAAAGAAGCCAACTACGAAGGATCCTACACTCCGTGCACGTATATTTATACGCTTACAGGTAGAGGCACCATTGCTAGCATATCCGATCCCACGGCCAATCCTACAAGCCGGCGACGAAGAGGGAAGAGAACCAGATGACGAGGTCCTCGCTGAGCTGGTGGTGCTGCTCCTCGTCGACCAAACCCACGACGCCGCCTCCGACGTGCAGGCGGCAGAGCGGGCACGTCCGCCGGCAGCGCGCCAGCCAGCGGTCGACGCAGTCCCGGTGGAAGGCGTGGCCGCACGGCAGCCACCTGatctcctcgccgtcgcggcaCGCCGATATGCACACGCAGCAGTACCCCGCCGCGCGGTCGTGCCCGCCGCAGCGTCGCCACCGCTCGCCGTCGGCCTTCGCCCCAACCtccacgccgccaccaccaccgccggagaGGGCCGAGGAGAGCAGCGTCACCACCTGGCTCACCGTCACGGCCAGCATCGCTTACTACTCCGCAAATGCAGCAGCGCTGGCGCGAGGCTTCGCTTGGCTCGCAGCGAGGCGAGTGATGAGTGAGGGAGTGTGAGTGAGAGGGTGGACCAGGGATCTCTGAGGCTGCTGGATCGCGATGCTTATAAAGATGATGCCTATCGTCTGGAATCATTTTGGACGATCTCGAGTAGAAAAGGGGAGAGGGAAGGTGCACCTAATGCTCCAGCCAGCGTCTAACCTCCCCCTATCATGTAGTAAGCCTAAAACTAATCTTCCTTGGACACAAAGCGTCCGGCGATGAGGAACGACCGGGGCACTGTCGCATGTACAGATCCCACTCGAGTTTTCAGCTTCCACGAGGTACAAAAGACCTAACTGAAGGTGAAGGCACTCGAGCAGAGCTCGCCGTCAAGTTGCCATCCGATGGGCAACGCGCTAATGCGTAGCGGGAATCCACCTGATGTTGAGCTTGGACGGTCAGGATCGAAGAGGCGACGAGCCTAGGCCCGTTGACGCTTTGGATGCGGAAAAGCGACACCCCACTTTCGCACCTTGAAGCATCGTAAATGACCAGCACAACTATTCAATTAACAAACTCAACTGGGTTTGGCATTGCAGTACTGTACATCCAGTACATCCGGCCATGCCGGCTGCAGCCAAGCGGATGTGTCGGCTGACCTGACCTAGCTAGCCTGTTGCTTCATCAGCACATAAGGCTTTCCCATGGCTACGCAACTTCAGTGACCTGCAAGGAACCGGGGAGAAAATGAGTGAGCGATGACTGCGTGATTATGTTAGGTACACTgaccagccggccggccggccggacggaGAGCTATAGGGATCCTCACTGTGCACAGTGCTGGTGGAGGTGAGCCGTcggtcgccgccgctcgccggacACAGCTATAGCCCTGCCCGTGGCGCGTCAACGTCCCGTTGCCGTGTGTGTCCATGGATCGGATTCACATCTTTACACCTGGTTTAATTTGAGGTACGTACTGACTGCAGTTCCATTATTATGCACCAGAGGCTTAGACATCTATCGGGTTAATTGCCACATCAGTCATCAGTCTACACATCGTTATATTATGCGGAGGCTTAGACATCAGGTTAATTGCTGCATCAGTCATCAGTCTACACATAACACATGGCCTTTCAATTCGGGGTCTCTTTTTTTGTACAATTGCGTGTGGCATCTCGGCATGTAACCAGATTGGACCAGTGCATGACGTGCACGGCTGCGTGTACATACAACACACTCCAGTCCTACTCCTACCAGCTATGTCGCCCGACATTATTCAATCCCATCATTCCTTTCTGGATTGACGTCCGGACAAATGCTAGATTTCTTTTGCGTTTTCTGGTACCAGCAATTCTATGGATGGTAATCCTATCTTTAGCCTTCTCTTTTGCCTGACAAAGCACCTTTCCTTGTTcactttatttcttttattaagCGATACAATATCAGTGGCTGGTTCCAGGGAATCCCACCCCACAGGCCCACACCCACACCCACCAAAAAAAGGGGCCTGTCGACTAGCTAAGATCAGAAACATGTTTTAGCAGGTTTAGATAATCGCTAATCGCAGGACATGACAGCTTTGGGAACCAGAGTATCAAGCTCTGTATATAGTTACTCCAGCAGAAATGAGAATGAAGCGGAAAAGGTGTTGTTTGACACTTTCATTTTGCTCATTGCTGTTGTTGAAGACAAAACAACAGAAATCATGTGATGTAACCGCTTTCATTTCGTAGGGAAATAAAGTGGGTGCCGCATCAGCAGTGCAATGATGGTTTACAACAAGCACCAATCTGGGAGAGCAAGAGTTCTGGTTTTATTACCGATGATATGTTGCTACTGTGTAATGATTTCGTTGACTGTTGCCATAAACAAGAATTCAACCAGAAGAATCCCCAGTGCTTGAATCTTGTTCTGATTTCTCTTGGTGGTCATCGAGCAACCTTCCATCTTTTGGTACAAGACAAGGGATTCCATCGACTACCTGTAGTCAAcatcagcagttcagcacaCAACATGAGTTAGAGAAAACGGTGGATGGAACCACAGCAGGGACAGGAGCAACTGATCACAAAAGGAGGTGATGAGTTAAACGGCCGTATGGTTCGTGCAAGGAGAATAACTGAAATGTTCGAACAGATAGCATGTTTATATATTCGTGCGGTTGCATAGGTTCAAGCGCCTACCTTCTGTGCATCCAAAAGCTAACACAAATCAAGTATCAGTTTCCCCTTTTCCAAATGTGATCAGTTGGTTGTAAGCCATTTGGTGAGCACTTTGATCATTTCCTTCTCCACCCTCCCTATCTAATTTGCCCCCACCACAACTCACATCAACACTCACATATGCAATATGCTAGCAGTAAAGTTGGTTCTGAAATAATTATCCATATATGAGTACTAAGTTCCAATCTCAAttgatctcaaaaaaaaaaagttccaatCTCAATTTGTTCTGAAACTTCTTTGAAAGTATGCATGACCTAAATAACTAATCCTGTTaagatctactccctccgtcccaaattactattcattttggcttttctaggtacatatcttttgttatgcacctagatatatattatgtctaggttcatagcaaaagttatgcatctagaaaagccaaaacaaatagtaatttgggacggaggaagtacataAAAATGACATACAGGGCCGAAAACATCTATTTGAGTTATTCCAACTTGCTCTACATAATCCTGAAAACTTTTGGGTTGCAATTCATGATCGTTGCTCTACTAGATCAGATCCCAGTTTCCCTTTCTTTGACATTTTTCCACTAGGTCAATACAACAAACAGGTTGCCGGCACACATGAATGTCGCACGAGAATAGCTTAGGAACGACAGAAACTCACCGGGAAAGACACACCGACGGCGTCGCTGACCAGAGACCCGCTGGCCTCGCAGTACCTGTGCATCAGCATGCGGCACACGGCTAAGTACGCAGGACGGGATCGAGGGCAATCGCTgcgcgcgggcgccgcggcgaaAGAGGAGATGGAAGCCGCTTTGACTCCTACCTGAGAGGCTTCTTGGAGAGGGGGCAGACGAGCACAGCGGCGAGCGCCTGCGGGAtgctgcggccgccggcgccgccgtggctcGACAGTAATGCCGCCGTCCGCCGCATTTCCCTCGGACAATGGTGGTTGATTGAACTCGGTGGCTGCCGGCCCGCCGCTGAAAGCAACCGCGTTATCTGGGGCGGGCCAGATCCGGCCCAGTTCTGCTGCTTCGTCGTGTTGGGCTCAGTTGGGTTCAGATAGCTCAAATGGCCCATCAAATATCAAGAAGTAGCCCATCTTCTGTGCTTGGTCCGGACATCAAACAAAGTTTGGTTATGCAAGGGGTGGTTAAGAATCCGGCTTAACAAGGATCGGATCATAATATTATAttattttgaactaaaaatagatagggctgagttggattgtgaagaagGCATGAGGATCATGATCTATTACCACTAAAGATTGTTAGGATGGACAAGCAATCCAAAACCCCAAAGGTATGGGAAGGATTTGACATATATTTACCTGGTATTTAACTTAACGTATTTCTTCAAAATTTTAAGGATACCATTTAAACTTTACGAGAAATTAGAAAGAATCCACCACTTTTCCAACTTCGGCCAATCATGGTGCCTAGTGGCTTCTATCATGGAAGACTCTCTATCAAAGCTTCTACAGAAGCTAAGTAAGCGACAGCAGCCAGGCAacaaagaaattaaagaaaagctAACGAAACACGAACGGTCCTAATCTGATCCGTGCACGTATATTTATTCATTATACGCGTGCAGGCAGAAAGGTACATTTGCTAGCTTAACTAACCTACGGCCGTCGGCCGGTCCTCTACAAGCCGGCGATGAAGAGGGAAGAGAACCAGATGACGAGGTCGTCGCTGAGCTCATGCTGCTGCTCCTCGGTGACCAAACCcaatgcgccgccgccgacgtgcgtgcggcagagcgggcacgtccgccgccggcagcgcgcCAGCCAGCGTTCGACGCAGTCCCGGTGGAACGCGTGCCCGCACGGCAGCCTCCGGACCTCCCCCACGTCGCGGCACGCCGACATGCACACGCAGCAGTACCCCGCCGCGCGGTCGTTGACGCTGCAGCGTCGTCCCcagacctcgccgccgtcggccgcggcgccggccaccTTCGTGTCAGCCGccacgctgctgccgccgccgcagagcgCCGAGGAGAGCAGCGCCACCACCTGGCTCACCGTCACGGCCAGCATCGCTTATTCGCTTTGTTGTACGATGCAGCAGGTCAGCAGCCCAGGTGCAAGTTTGCGTGGTTGGCTCGCAGCGAGACGAGGGAGCAGATAGAGTGAGGAAGTGGGCCGGCATCTGACGATTGCGATAGCTTATAAAGTGATAAAATGTACTCCACTGATCCCCCTCTACATTTGTTTGAGGATGCCACATAAGTCTTTGAGCTATTATTTTACACATCTGATGCCTAAACTGACTAGTAGGTGGTTCATTCAAGATCGAAACATCTGTACTTAGTGTGAAATATCCATGTCAATTGTCAACCACTTTTTTTCGAATCGCCGTTCATATCGTTGTTTATAACCAatatagaatttttttttaaaaaaagtgatTCGATAGTTAGACTTTGAGTAACATAATTAACAAATTTATGGCTACATAATTAACAAATCCTGACCtggatttttttattcttttttaatttacagtttagcaaaaaaataaaaatcggATCAACTTTTCgcaaaaagaaaacgaaaaataGCCAGGCCCAGCCTGCCCGACGCCGCGTTCGGGGCCGACCTGACCTGTATAGCCCAGGCCCAGCCTGGCTGTGAGCTACGCAACTTCTTCAGCGAGCGCGGCCGCGCTCTGACCTCCCGGCCGGTGCTCCCAGGTGCCTGCCCGTGCCGTGTCGACGTCACGGGATCCCGGATCTGCTCCCTGCCCGAATCGTCTCTTCACCATTGGTTTGCGAGGTACCATTGTGTTGTGTTAtccggagagagagagagagagagagagagagagagagagacacgTATACTAATGCAGGTCAGTAATCAATCGGTCTGCATGATGTGTTCATGCATGTGTGCCATCCACGGCAGCGCGCCTGCCATCCTCATCCTGCGTCTGCTGCGTACGCCTGTAGTACGTGCTGTCCCCTCCCCCATTCGATTCATGGTCGCTTTCTTGTGTTCTGGAGAGATGCTGCTGGATTATTTTGCGTTTTCTGGTACCAACTAGTGTTCTACAGTGTTCTGGAAAAAGATTAGTAATATGTTGTGTTGTTGATTGCCAGGACCCCGGGGAGTATAATATGTGGAGTACGTACGAGGGAGAGACTCGGAGTATATACAAGACAAGTTGTACTGGGTTTAAACCTACTCGTATTATgattttgggggtgtttggttcctttgcttatttttaagcaagtgtcacatcaatatttagatactaattaggagtttGAAACGTGGGTTTTTTTTCGAGCGGGATGTAGAGGGAAGGAGGTNNNNNNNNNNNNNNNNNNNNNNNNNNNNNNNNNNNNNNNNNNNNNNNNNNNNNNNNNNNNNNNNNNNNNNNNNNNNNNNNNNNNNNNNNNNNNNNNNNNNGATGGTAGATGGTACTTAGTTTGCTCAAATGGGATCGGTACATAAACAACATGGTTATATTGGTTTATTCACTCTCATGTTCCTATATGTTTTTTAattcctaattaatccatcattagcaaatgtttactgtagcaacacattgtcaaatcatgaactaattaggcttaatagattcgtctcgccgtttagccttcacttatgtaatggattttgtaaatagtctacgtttaatactcctaattagtatctaaacattcgatgtgacgggtgcttaaaaataagcaaacgaaccaaaccaggcctttatctctatctctatctctatctccaGAGTTATTTGTGCGCGACTCCAATTATCCCTAACCGTACAGATGGGATAGCACGTGAGATTACCACATATGCATGTGCCGCAACCAGAACTCACCGGGAAATCCACGCTGATGGCATCGCTAATCGTGGAGCTAGCCGCTGGCCTCACAACACCAGCGCGGTATGCATGTAAGCCAGCGGGGTCGAGGGCAATCGGTGCGCGCGATCGGCTCCCCTCTACCTGAGGCTCTTCCTGGAGCACGTCGGCGAGCGCTTGCGGGGTGTGCACGGGCAGGCTGGGGCGGGCCTCCATCCAGACCAAATGCAGCCGCACGGTTCTGTACTGTGTTTTCCTTTGTGATTATTTAttaaaaccaaaaccaaagatATGTGCCTTTCAAAAAAGAAGATAGGTCGTTACAGGATCATAACAAACAATCTAGGGTGGAGGTTCATTTATTTCCCCTTTATATTCCTTCTTTGGAGCTCAAGATTCTAGAAATGCATGAATAGAAAAAATATAGGAATAGGACGCGCTTACAATTCGGTTAAAAGAACACATGAAACTGCATGAATGAACGTTTGGATGGAGCACGGGAAAAATATAGAAATTTATAAGAGAGAGTTCCAACGTAGGAAACTTTCCATGAGGTTCTAACCTTTTGGTAGAATTTCTCTAAAAATTAAGCTATTCTATAGGAATTTCATAGGATTTGTAGTAACTCAATCCGAGGTTTCAAAGAGCTTCGTAAGGAAGTTTTCTATAGGAttcctgtttttcttttgttccaaAAGGAAGCCTTAATGTGGTAACAtaattttatcaaaaaaaaatgtggtaATATAATTTCTAACCCTTGAGAACGAACATGGTGACTCCGTTTAACTCCTAACTGTTGAGATAAGATATATAATAGGCAATTTCAAACTAAATGGAGGCCAAACAAGAAACAACCTTTTCCCAAAATTCGTTTGCACTAATGTTATTCAAGATGAAACAGTATATTAGCCTTTTCAACTGAACGACAGCAATCATGTATCCACTTCATTACATCGAGCAAGGCAAAAGAAGTCGATGATTTATTAACAAGCAGTAATTGGAAGGGAGCAATATCTCAGTATTACAGCCAACGATGTCTTCTTGCTACAGAACGATTGGATTGTCTGACTCAGCAAGAAGAATCCCTAGGGATGGGCTCTTGTTCTGATTTCTCCGGGTCGTCCTCGAGAAACTTCCCATCTTTTGGAACAAGGGAAGGAATCCCATCTTCTATCTAGAATCAGCATGAGCATAAAATAAGAGTTCAGGAAAAATTATCAATAAAATCACTAGAGATAGGACTAGATGTTATAAAGTTAAAGAGGGGTGCAAGATACATGACTCATGCAATAAGAGAGGTTATGgaatgttcagaagatacacttTCATAGATTCCAGCAGTTGCACGGTTCAAGTTTCTGTCTAAGCGTCCAAAAGCTAACTCAAATCATTTATCAGTTTTTGTGCCGCTTGGTGTGTGCACTATGATCATCTGATTTGCCACACTCCCTAATTATCTATTTTATCCCAAGAACCACAATAAGCATGCCTCGATCCATGCAGATATTTAGCAGTAACACTTAGTTCTGGAAAGCTTATACATATAAGCACTATAAATTCAATTCCCCATTGGGTCTGGAATTACTATGAAAGACCTGAACCTGCTGAAATGAATTCCACTTTGCAGTCTGACAAATACAAGGACCTGAACATCCACTGATTCTTAGGTTTGGTTTGCAGCCAATCACCAAACACGCTTCCACATTGTGCGCACTTGCTACTCGCTACTGCTAGAAAATCGTTATTTCTTTCCCCGTTTCATGAACGCTTTCTTTTGCTCGGGCAATACAGCAAACAGGTTGCTGGCATACGTACGCAGAGGACAGAGCAGGCAATCAGAACAGAGACGGACAGGACTCACCGGGAAGGACACGCCAACGGCGTCGCTGACCAGGGACCCACTGGCCTCGCAGTACCTGCTCGGCAAGAGGATTTCGCAGAGGCACAGTAAGCAT encodes the following:
- the LOC101758647 gene encoding uncharacterized protein LOC101758647; the protein is MLFSHAGAGRRSIPEALAHALVCPLSKKPLRYCEASGSLVSDAVGVSFPIEDGIPSLVPKDGKFLEDDPEKSEQEPIPRDSSC
- the LOC101757823 gene encoding uncharacterized protein LOC101757823, giving the protein MRRTAALLSSHGGAGGRSIPQALAAVLVCPLSKKPLRYCEASGSLVSDAVGVSFPVVDGIPCLVPKDGRLLDDHQEKSEQDSSTGDSSG
- the LOC101762990 gene encoding putative ripening-related protein 6, with protein sequence MASSKLAVMAVLVLLLLVSARSYEQIPAVMTVNGFQRGESGGGPSECDGKYHDDNLMLAALSTGWYEGGIRCFRTIRIRSTQTGRTALAQVVDECDSTRGCRNNIVDTSKAVWAALGLDTDVGEVPVTWSDA
- the LOC101757423 gene encoding E3 ubiquitin-protein ligase RNF167 is translated as MLAVTVSQVVTLLSSALSGGGGGGVEVGAKADGERWRRCGGHDRAAGYCCVCISACRDGEEIRWLPCGHAFHRDCVDRWLARCRRTCPLCRLHVGGGVVGLVDEEQHHQLSEDLVIWFSSLFVAGL